In the genome of Mauremys reevesii isolate NIE-2019 unplaced genomic scaffold, ASM1616193v1 Contig108, whole genome shotgun sequence, one region contains:
- the LOC120392655 gene encoding olfactory receptor 52R1-like — MYAIAILGNFTILFVVKTEPSLHVPMYYFLCMLAITDLVLSTAILPKMLSIFWFNSREINFTACLTQMYFILSFTAMQSGILVAMAFDRYVAICDPLRHSTILTNPMVAKIGLAMVLRGIMLILPHPFLARRWPYCRTNIIPHTYCEHIAVVKLACADISLSSYYSLSVAFLVISLDVFFITMSYTQILKAIFSLPTKDARLKTFGTCGSHLCVILASYIPALFSFLTHRFGHNVPLHFHILMANMYLLLPPMLNPIIYGARNQQIQDRLLQLFPHKGT; from the coding sequence atgtacgccatagccatcttggggaacttcaccatcctgttcgtCGTAAAGacagagccgagcctccatgtgcccatgtactatttcctctgcatgctggccatcactgACCTGGTCCTGTCTACAGCCATcctacccaaaatgctgagcatcttctggttcaattccagagaGATCAATTTCACTGcatgcctcacccagatgtacttcattctcaGCTTCACTGCAATGCAGTCTGGgatcctcgtggccatggcttttgatcgctacgtggccatctgtgatcctctgagacattccaccatcctgacaaaccccaTGGTGGCCAAAATTGGCCTGGCTATGGTGCTGCGCGGCATCATGCTCATactgccccatcccttcctggcgaggaggtggccatattgcagaaccaacatcattccCCACACGTACTGTGAGCACatagctgtggtgaagctggcctgcgccgacaTCAGCCTCAGTAGTTACTACAGCCTCTCTGTGGCATTCTTGGTGATCagtctggatgtgttttttatcaccatgtcctatacccagatcctcaaggccatcttcagcctcccaacaaaggacgcccggctcaagacttttgggacctgcggctcccacctctgtgtcatcttagcctcttacatcccagctctcttctccttcctcacacaCCGTTTTGGGcacaatgtgcccctgcatttccacattctcatggccaacatgtacctcctgctgccccccatgctaaaccccatcatctatggggcgAGGAACCAACAGATTCAGGAtaggctgctccagctctttcctcataaagggacctaa
- the LOC120392654 gene encoding olfactory receptor 52E4-like: MYAIAILGNFTILFVVKTEPSLHVPMYYFLCMLAITDLVLSTSILPKMLSIFWFNSREINFTACLTQMYFILSFTAMQSGILVAMAFDRYVAICDPLRHSTILTNPMVAKIGLAVVLRGIMLILPHPFLARRWPYCRTNIIPHTYCEHIAVVKLACTDISVSSYYSLSVALFVTAPDVFFIAVSYTQILRAIFRLPTKDARLKTFGTCGSHLCVILASYIPALFSFLTHRFGHNVPLHFHILMANMYLLVPPMLNPIIYGARNQQIRDRMLQPFTHKWT, from the coding sequence atgtacgccatagccatcttggggaacttcaccatcctgttcgtCGTAAAGacagagccgagcctccatgtgcccatgtactatttcctctgcatgctggccatcaccgacctggtcctgtctacatccatcctacccaaaatgctgagcatcttctggttcaattccagagaGATCAATTTCACTGcatgcctcacccagatgtacttcattctcaGCTTCACTGCAATGCAGTCTGGGATCcttgtggccatggcttttgatcgctacgtggccatctgcgaTCCCCTGAGACactccaccatcctgacaaaccccaTGGTGGCCAAAAttggcctggccgtggtgctgcgcgGCATCATGCTCATactgccccatcccttcctggCAAGgaggtggccatattgcagaaccaacatcattccCCACACGTACTGCGAGCACatagctgtggtgaagctggcctgcaccGACATCAGTGTCAGTAGTTACTACAGCCTCTCTGTGGCATTATTCGTGACCGCTCCGGATGTGTTTTTTATCGCtgtgtcctatacccagatcctcagggccatcttcagactcccaacaaaggacgcccggctcaagacttttgggacctgcggctcccacctctgtgtcatcttagcctcttacatcccagctctcttctccttcctcacacaCCGTTTTGGGcacaatgtgcccctgcatttccacattctcatggccaacatgtacctcctggtgccccccatgctaaaccccatcatctatggggcgAGGAACCAACAGATCCGGGATAGGATGCTCCAGCCCTTTACTCATAAATggacctaa
- the LOC120392652 gene encoding olfactory receptor 52R1-like, translating into MSDSNSSDFTNPSTFILLGIPGLEAAHVWISIPFCTMYAIALLGNFTILFIVKTEPSLHGPMYYFLCMLAITDLVRSTSIVPKMLSIFWFNSREINFSACLTQLYFILSFSTMQSGILVAMAFDRYVAICDPLRHSTILTNPMVAKIGLAVVLRGIMLILPHPFLARRWPYCRTNIIPHTYCEHIAVVKLACTDISVSSYYSLSVALFVTAPDVFFIAVSYTQILRAIFRLPTKDARLKTFGTCGSHLCVILASYIPALFSFLTHRFGHNVPLHFHILMANMYLLVPPMLNPIIYGARNQQIRDRMLQPFTHKWT; encoded by the coding sequence atgtcagattccaactcaAGCgatttcaccaacccctccaccttcatcctgctgggtattcctggcctggaggcagcccatgtctggatctccatccccttctgcaccatgtacgccATTGCcctcttggggaacttcaccatcctgttcatcgtaAAGacagagccgagcctccatgggcccatgtactatttcctctgcatgctggccatcaccgacctggtccGGTCTACATCCATcgtgcccaaaatgctgagcatcttctggttcaattccagggagatcaatttcagtgcctgcctcacccagctgTACTTCATTCTCAGCTTCTCTACAATGCAGTCTGGGATCCTTGttgccatggcttttgatcgctacgtggccatctgcgatcccctgagacattccaccatcctgacaaaccccaTGGTGGCCAAAAttggcctggccgtggtgctgcgcgGCATCATGCTCATactgccccatcccttcctggCAAGgaggtggccatattgcagaaccaacatcattccCCACACGTACTGCGAGCACatagctgtggtgaagctggcctgcaccGACATCAGTGTCAGTAGTTACTACAGCCTCTCTGTGGCATTATTCGTGACCGCTCCGGATGTGTTTTTTATCGCtgtgtcctatacccagatcctcagggccatcttcagactcccaacaaaggacgcccggctcaagacttttgggacctgcggctcccacctctgtgtcatcttagcctcttacatcccagctctcttctccttcctcacacaCCGTTTTGGGcacaatgtgcccctgcatttccacattctcatggccaacatgtacctcctggtgccccccatgctaaaccccatcatctatggggcgAGGAACCAACAGATCCGGGATAGGATGCTCCAGCCCTTTACTCATAAATggacctaa